AACCATTTCGATTCCTGCTTTCTTCCATTTTTCCCAAAGCCCTGAGGTATATAGAAGAGTTGCTAGGCAACCATTACCATTCGGCCCTAAGGACAGGGTATCAGTATCTTCTAGAAAGAGATCCCCTGATAAGGATAATAAAGGCCATAGTGGCTGACAGAAAAAGTCCACTTGATTGGGATCAAGATGGAAATAATCATTAGATTCAAAGTAGGAACGCGTCTGACGATTATTTAATGGGGATGTCATAAAGGCTAAGGGCAAAGGCTGATTTGCAAGTTTACTTGCTGCACAGACTTTTTCAGCAACAAGCTGAAAGAGAGGCTTTTTTTTGATAGGAGATACGGGGAAAAGCCCTTTAGGACCGTCGCATTTTAGTCTAGAGCCTTGTCCACCAGCAAGAACTACACAAGCTACTTTCTTTTCTTTTAGAAGATTTGTTCCTATTTTGGTTCTTTCAGAATCTTCTCCAGAAGAAGCGAAAGAAGTTAAAGGATGAAAATCTTTTAAGATGGATCTTGGAGAAGTAATGAGCTGACGTTGTTTATGGAAGAGCTCAACATCTATGGAAGAAATTTGATGGTAGAGGCGTTGTTGTTGTTTTTGAGAAAGGGACGACCATGAATCTAATAAATGCTCTTGATTAATAGATTTAAGTTTTTCTGTTAGTGAAGACATTTCCACGACAGACGGAAAGGTTACAGAGTCGGTCATTACAGTTAGCCTTGCGTTCCTATCTCTTGATGTTAGAATACTTATTATTCTTGATCTTTTCGATGATTTTTCTACGGTTAATTAATTCTAGTAGTTTATTTTGATGCTCTTGTAGACGCTTACAGGAGATATTGTGTTGTTTATAAATAGATACTTGTAATGTTTGCAAGTGTTCTAAAAGCGAATTGTAATGTTCTATATTGTTGCGGTATAAAAACCTCTCCTTCCTGATTTTAGAGATCACCGTCATCTGTTCTTTTATACTTACGAGCTCTTGAGATAGATAATACTTTCTACTTTTAAAGTGTCGTACTTTTAATAAAGAATGATAAATTTTTATTTTCGATAGAGTGGAAAGGCTCGTTAATTTTTTATTCAAGATTTACCAATGCCTCCAACTCTTTCAAGGTGTTTTCTAGCTGACAATAACTTGATAATGGCTGGGAAAGGAAACTTTTTATGCTGGGAAGGATTTTTACGGCATCATCGAGATCTTTATCTTGTCCTGGAGTGTAGGCTCCTAATTGAATAATATCCAAAGCCTCTTGGTATGTTTTTAATAAGGCACGGAGCTTTTCGGCAGCGGCATAATGATGAGGAAGGGCAAGTTTTTTTGCTGATCTCGAGAGACTGAGAAGAATATCGATAGGAGGTGAAGCTAGAGCTTTTCCTTGGTTGGTAAGGAAGAAATGTCCATCTAAGAGGGATTTTAGGTAGTCTGTAAAGATGTCCGGATGATTAGGATAATGTAAGATAGCGTATAAGGCAGTTATAGAACCTCGATCATTATTCCCTGCGCGTTCTGTAAATTCTGATACGTGATGAAAAACAGAAGCGGCGTATTGGTGGGCAGCTAGGGTTTCACCGGTTGCTAGGGCAACTTCTTGAAGTGCGGCTATCCATCGTGATAGAGAATCCATAATGAATAACACATCATGACCTTGATCTCGGAAATATTCTGCTATTGTCATAGCAGCACGTCCTGAAATCACCTTTGTTGGTGCTGTTTCATGAGCAGGAGAAGCAATAATAATCGTGCGGTGTTGTTTCAATCCTGAAGAGTGTTGTTCTATATATTCACGTACTTCTCGGCCCCTTTCTCCGATAAGAGCAATGACATTGATTGTAGATTTTGATCCCGAAGCTATTGCAGATAATAGTGAAGATTTTCCACTACCTGGTTCTGAAAATACCCCAATACGTTGTCCTTTCCCTAGGGTTAAAAAAGCATCGATAGCTTTAATGCCCGTAGGAAAAATCTCTTGAATAGGTTGTCGCGACATTGGAGATGGAGGAGGAGCAATCAAGGGTTTTATATGTGTTTTTGGCAGGTTTTCTTTATTATCTAGAGGATTTCCAAAACCATCAATGACACGACCAAGAAGATGGTCAGAAAGATGTAGTGATGGCGGACGACGTAGAGGAAGAACTTCAGAACCTAAAGCAACATAGTGCATAGGGGATAACGACATTAATAATGTTGTTTGGTTGTGGAAGCCGATAACTTCGGCAAGGAGATCGGGATATTTTGGCGTGCAGATACGACAAAGTTCACCGAGACATGCCGATAGTCCTTGAACTTCTAAGAGATTCCCTGAAACTCTAGAGAGAAGTCCACACGTGCGGTAGGGCTGCCAATATTGAAGTTGAGATTTTTCGTAATTTAGATGTGTCATGCAGTTAAAACAGAAAGCAAATGATCTAGTTCTTCTCCAATTTCCTGTCTTAGGATTCCTGAGGGAACCTCCATTTTATAGCTGGATTTTTTGCAAGATGTGTCAGGGAGAAACTCCGCATGTTTAATCATGGGGACTTCATGCGTCGCTATCCAATCATTAAGTTTCTTATGATCTTCAGGATGAAGGAAGATCTTTAAGGGAGATAAAGATCGTAAAGATGTATGTTGTTGTAGGGCAGAGGAAATTAAGAGAGCGAGCTCTTCAACATTGTCTAATTTCTTATAGAGGAATTTTTCGCAGGTTAAGACAGCAAGTTCTACAAGATCAGGTTTCAATTGTTGAGGGACCTTCTCTATTTCAGAAAGCATACGAATCGATAATTTCCGAAATATCTGAATTAGAGATAGAAGTTCTTGAAAGGCTTTATCATATCCTGAGATTTCTCCTTCTGAAAAGCCTTGGGAGAATCCTTCATCCCAGTCTTTATTTCTTTCTGGGGAATCTTCAGTATCTGAAAGCGAACCAGGGGATTGAGACAGTGTCACAAGACATACCTAATTCTTAATGTTTATAATTTCAGTACTTGGTGTTTTACATCTTCAGGTAAATGTTTGAAGATCTCATCGGCTTTTTTAGGATCCAAATACGAGAGAATCAACCTAATTTTTTCGGGAGATTCTTTTTGTAGTATCTCTACCAGCTTTGTAATATTTATGCCCTGTTTTATTTTTTTTGATTCCGAAGGCATGCGCTCATAAGCATAGAAAGCAAGGTAAAAGCTTGCTAAAGCAATAATTCCTAAACTAGAAAGTAGAATGGTCCCGCCAACGAGCAATTTATAAGAGAGGCGATCTTTCTGTATTGTTTGTGAAAAAGGAAATTTCTCAATAACAATAGGATGATTGTTTCCACAGATTTTCTTTAGAGAATTTTCGGCATGAACTAGAAAAGCTTCTCTTTTTTCTTTTGGGAATTTTCCTAAGTACTTTTCATTAATTGTTAGCTGTACAGTAGGAGCATTTTTTGTTGTCAGATAGGCGAGAGCAAAATGTTCCTTAGGAAAAATTTTTCCTAAGTAACCTTCGCATGCAGATAGTAATAGAGAGTTGGTGGAAAACTCTCCTGGAGAGTAGATATTCCCTAAGTTATCCGATAGGGTAATGTGTTCTTTATTT
This DNA window, taken from Chlamydia sp. 04-14, encodes the following:
- a CDS encoding UTP--glucose-1-phosphate uridylyltransferase, giving the protein MTDSVTFPSVVEMSSLTEKLKSINQEHLLDSWSSLSQKQQQRLYHQISSIDVELFHKQRQLITSPRSILKDFHPLTSFASSGEDSERTKIGTNLLKEKKVACVVLAGGQGSRLKCDGPKGLFPVSPIKKKPLFQLVAEKVCAASKLANQPLPLAFMTSPLNNRQTRSYFESNDYFHLDPNQVDFFCQPLWPLLSLSGDLFLEDTDTLSLGPNGNGCLATLLYTSGLWEKWKKAGIEMVSVIPIDNPLALPFDVELCGFHGMENNEVTIKAASRQTAIEDVGILVQSNDSGKTSVIEYSEIPQNERFATNQDGTLKYCLANIGLYCLSMDFIAHAALRELPLYKAHKHAKQLGLYSSEKNSWKFEEFIFDLFCYSERCQTLVYPRQECFAPLKNLEGNHSPATVREALSARERQIFHKVTGKKLSPNTTFELEADFYYPSTSTSLHWENKAFFEEPFFEAS
- a CDS encoding FliI/YscN family ATPase is translated as MTHLNYEKSQLQYWQPYRTCGLLSRVSGNLLEVQGLSACLGELCRICTPKYPDLLAEVIGFHNQTTLLMSLSPMHYVALGSEVLPLRRPPSLHLSDHLLGRVIDGFGNPLDNKENLPKTHIKPLIAPPPSPMSRQPIQEIFPTGIKAIDAFLTLGKGQRIGVFSEPGSGKSSLLSAIASGSKSTINVIALIGERGREVREYIEQHSSGLKQHRTIIIASPAHETAPTKVISGRAAMTIAEYFRDQGHDVLFIMDSLSRWIAALQEVALATGETLAAHQYAASVFHHVSEFTERAGNNDRGSITALYAILHYPNHPDIFTDYLKSLLDGHFFLTNQGKALASPPIDILLSLSRSAKKLALPHHYAAAEKLRALLKTYQEALDIIQLGAYTPGQDKDLDDAVKILPSIKSFLSQPLSSYCQLENTLKELEALVNLE
- a CDS encoding FliH/SctL family protein; the encoded protein is MSQSPGSLSDTEDSPERNKDWDEGFSQGFSEGEISGYDKAFQELLSLIQIFRKLSIRMLSEIEKVPQQLKPDLVELAVLTCEKFLYKKLDNVEELALLISSALQQHTSLRSLSPLKIFLHPEDHKKLNDWIATHEVPMIKHAEFLPDTSCKKSSYKMEVPSGILRQEIGEELDHLLSVLTA
- a CDS encoding type III secretion system protein gives rise to the protein MFFQFLKKKAASLGISPLGLLVVSTALGSAIFFGKNTSKSSDFSQPSEKKTTGWFKLSQVGNPKLLESLAKKEQIERDLTMFQSVANATVALSLPTEDDPDIVPQVSVILSSHKNEVFSLSLLLSIMDYLSSSIPGLNKEHITLSDNLGNIYSPGEFSTNSLLLSACEGYLGKIFPKEHFALAYLTTKNAPTVQLTINEKYLGKFPKEKREAFLVHAENSLKKICGNNHPIVIEKFPFSQTIQKDRLSYKLLVGGTILLSSLGIIALASFYLAFYAYERMPSESKKIKQGINITKLVEILQKESPEKIRLILSYLDPKKADEIFKHLPEDVKHQVLKL